The Aquipuribacter hungaricus region TCCCCGACCTGGTGGTCGGGGACGGCCCTGGGTGGTGCGGTGGTGCGGGAGTGCGGTGGGTCAGGAGCTGGAGCTGCTCGAGGAGCTCGTCGAGCTGGTCACCTTGTCGACGACGGCCTCGACGACGTTGGACTTGACCTTGTCCTGCAGCTCCGACGCCTTCTCGGTGGCCTGCTCGCGGGCCTTGTGCGCCACGGGAGCAAGCTTCTCCTGCTCGATCTTCGTCGAGGGAGCGGCGAGACCGGCGAGGAAGCCGGCCGCGATCGCACCGACGGCCAGGCCGAGGGGGTTGGTCTGGGCGATGCCCTTGACCTTGGCAGCCGCGCCGGGGCCGGACTTCTGGCCGCCGGAGCTCTTGGCCTTGTTCTTGAGGCTGGACGCCTTGTCGGCGACGCCGTGCGCCTTGTCGGCGACGGTGTCGGTGACACCGTGGGCCTTGTCGCTCACCGCGCCGGTGAGGCCGCTGGCCTTGTCGCTGACGGTGCTGGTCGCGTCGTGCGCCTTGCCGGTCACCTTGTCGGTCACGGAGGTCACCTTCTCCTTGATGGTGTCGGTCACGTCGTGCACCTTGTCCTTGCTCCGGGCAGGGACGTCGGCCTTGTAGGCCAGCGCCTCGGCCCGCTCGCCCATCCGGGCACGGGTCTCTTCTATGTCCGCGCGGATTGCGTCGGGTTCTTCGCCCACTGGACGTCCTCCTTCAGAGTCTGGGTGGTCTGCTCCGGGACGGGCGGTGCCGCCTCCTGGAGCTTCTTCTTGCCGGTCAGCCCGAGCCCGGCGGCCAGGGCCGCCCAGATGACGAGCACGATGAGCGCCGCGAGCCACAGCTCGAGGAACGCGTCGAAGATGACGATCAGCAGCAGCGTCAGCGTGATGAGCGCCATCAGCCCGGCCATCGCGGCGCCGGCGAGCATGCCCGCGCCCTTGCCTGCCTTCTTCGCCTTGGCCGAGACCTCGACCTTGGCCAGCTCGATCTCCTGCTTGACCAGGAGCGAGGTGTCGGAGGCGAGGCCGCTCAGCAGCTCCCCGAAGGACTCCTGGCGGAGCTCCTCGGCGGTGTGCCCGCTGGCGCCCACGGGACCCTGGTGCGTGGAGGCACCGGTCCCGGAGTAGCCAGGGTCAGCGGTTGCCATCGGTGTAGCTCCCGGACGGGGTGGACGGGTACGTGTCCGGGTCGCCCAGGGGGGCGTCCGCGGTCAGCGGGTCCACGGCGGGCAGGTCCGTGCCCAGGGGCTCGTAGCCGGTGGGAAGGCCACCGGCGGCGCCCGCGGAGGTGTAGTCCGTGTCGTAGTCCGACTCGTAGCCGGTCGTCGTGCCCGCGGCGTAGCCCTGCGTCAGGTCGATCGACGACGGGGTCGCGCTGTCGGTGCCGGCGCCCGTGGAGGACGACGAGGTGGAGCGGCTGTCGGTGCTGGCCTTGACGAAGCGCGAGGCGGCGAAGCCCAGGAGCAGGCCCCCGGCCGCGACGGCCCACGGCTGCTGGCGGGCAGCGCGCTCGACGTCGTTGAGCAGCTTGTCGGCGTCCGCGTCGCGCAGGTACTTCGCGAGGTCCTCGGTGTACGAGGCCACCCGGTCGGCGACACCGGCGAAGGCGTCCTGACCCTTGTCGCGGAGCTGGTCGCTCATCTGGTGAAGGCCCTCGGCCTTGTTCTGGACGAGGTCCCCGGCCTGGGTGGTGCGGCTGTCGACCTGGCTCTTGGCCTGGGCGGCTGCCTGCGAACCCAGGTCCGCGGCCTTGTCCTTGGCGGCGTTCGTGGTGTCGTGCACCGTGTTCATGGGCGTACCTCCTGCTCCGGTGCGTGGTCACGTGCTGTCGAAGTGATCACTACCCGTGCTGCCGGATTTCATGCGTTCCCCCCCCGGCGCGGCGGGCGCCGGCGCGGCGGAGAGCACGGACGGTCACGGGTGGTGACGGGTCAGTCGGAGCCGGCGCCCTCGGGCTCCGGCTCGGCGAGGCCCAGCTCGACGGCGACGTCCTGGACGTTGGTGAACGTGCGGCCCTCGGGCAGCGAGCCCAGCTGGGACAGCACGCGGTCCGTCGCGTCGTTCTCGGCGGCCGTGGCCACGAGCGCGTCGCGGTCGGCGGGCCAGACGCCCGTGCCGAGGAAGCGCGCGATCTCGCTGCGGCCCTCGATGTCGGTGCGGGACGGACGGATGTCGTCGGTGCTCTCGGTCATGCGCGGGACCTACCCGGACGGCGTCCCGTCATGCACGGCCCGGGGGTGCCGCAGACCCGTCCCCCACGGGCCGCGCCGGGGCCCGAGGGGGCCAGCAGGGCGGGGCACCCACCCTCTGCCGCCAGCCGGCGACGCCGACCCAGCCAGAGGAGCCCTCCTGTGTTCACCCACGTCAAGGACCTGCAGTTCGACGCCTCGCCCGACGGGCCCGACCCCGCCTTCGCCCGCCGCTTCCAGGAGGTCCTGGGCGGCAAGTGGGGCGAGATGACCGTCGCGATGCAGTACCTGTACCAGGGCTGGAACTGCCGCCTGCCCGGCAAGTACAAGGACATGCTCCTGTCGATCGGGACGGAGGAGCTCGCCCACGTCGAGATGATCACGACGATGATCGACCGGCTGCTCGACGTCTCGCCGCTCACGCCCAAGGAGGCCGAGGGCATCGGCGGGACGTCCGCGCCGTTCTCGCACAGCAACCCCCAGCACACCATCGCCAACGGCGGCGGGGCCTACCCCGTGGACTCCAACGGCGTGCCGTGGTCCGGGGCCTACATCACCGCCAGCGGCAACCTCATGGCGGACTTCTACCTCAACGCGACGGCCGAGATGCAGGGCCGGCTGCAGGTGGCGCGGCTCTACGGCATGACCGACGACCCGGGCGTCAAGGACCTCATCAAGTTCCTCGTCACGCGGGACCACTACCACCAGATGCAGTGGCTCGCCGCGATCGAGCAGCTTAAGGAGGACGGGCTCGGCGGCATCCCCGTGCCCGAGGCCTTCCCGCTGGAGGAGGAGTACGAGGAGTTCGCCCGCACGTTCATCGTCGCCAGCGACGGCGACAAGGCCACGGACGGCCTGTGGGCGACGGCCGAGGACGGCCCCGACGGCAAGGGCCCGCTGACCTCGTCGGTCATCGCTGCCCAGGGCCCGGTCCCCGTCCTGCCCCCGGGCGACCCGCGCCTGTTCGGCACGGGGTCCGGCGACGGGGACGGCGCGAGCCTGCTGCAGAAGGCCAAGGACGCCCTGCTCTGAGGCACCGCACCCTCCGACCTGTCCCGGTCCGCCGCGCCCACGGGTGCGGCGGACCGGACGGGCCGCCAGGCCCCCTTCCCCCAGGGGCCCGACCCCCCAGGCCTCGGTCCTGGACCCACGACCCACCCCCTCGCCCCGGGAGCCCCGATGACCGACCTGCTGCTCGTCGCGGTGTCCGACGCCTTCCTGGACGTCGGCGTGATCCTGGCCCTGGTGGCCGTCGTCGTCGGCCTGCTGGGGCCGCGCTGCCAGGGCGTCGCCGCGCTGCTGCAGCGCCGCCCCTCGCTCGGCCCCGTGCTCGGCGCGCTGCTCGGCATCACGCCGGGCTGCAGCGGCGCCCTCGTCGTCACCCCTCTCTTCGCCCGGGGGCACGTCAGCCTCGGCACGCTCGTCGCGACGCTGACGGCCACCACGGGCGACTCGGCCTGGGCGCTGTGGGCGGGAGCACCGAGCGCCGCGCTCGTCGTGCACGTCGTCGTCCTGTCGCTCGGCATCGTCCTGGGGCTGGGCATCGACGCCCTGCGTGCCCGGCGGCCGGGCCTGCTGTCCTCCTGCGACGTGCCGCCCGTGCCGGTCCTGCGGCCGGAGCCGCGGGTCCTCGTGGGCGCCGGGGCCGTCGCCCCGTCGGCCGCGACCGCAGCGCCGCTGGTCGACCTCCGGGGGCCGCTCCCCGCGGACGCCCCCGCCACCGTGCCCGGGTCCGCCATCGCCCGCCGCGCGGGGTCGACCTCGCTGCTGCGCCGCTGGCCGGTCGGCGAGGTCCTCGCCGAGGTCGCGGCCGTGCGCGCCGAGATCTCCGCCCGGCGTCCCCGCCGGACCTGGCCCGCCCCGGTGCGCCCGGCGGCCCTGGGGTCCGTGCTCGTCCTGTTCTGGACCATGACCGGCGCGGGGACCGCGGTCGCCGTCACCGGCCTCACCTCCCCTGCCGTGGCGGGACCGGAGCTCGCCTGGCAGCGGGTCGTCGGCCTGCTGGGCTTCGTCGCCTGCGCCGGCGTGCTGCTGCGGCGCCGGGCGCTGCGGACCACCGGCCCCGCCGAGAGCACCGGGGTCTTCGCCCCGGCCGGCTCCGGGCTGGGCCGCAACCTCGAGGCCGCGGCGGCGCAGGCGGCGTTCGTCGTGCTCTGGGTGGCCGGCGCCTACGCGCTGCTGGCCGTCCTCGGAGCCGTGGCGGGCCCCGCCGCGGACAGCCTCCGGCTCACCGGCCTCGCCGCCGTCGTCGTCGGCACCCTGGTGGGCGCGCTACCCGGCTGCGGCTTCCAGATCGCCTGGGTGGGCCTGTACCTGGACGGCGCGGTCGACTTCCCCGGCCTGCTGGCCAACGCGGTCGCCCAGGACGGCGACGCCCTGCTCCCGCTGGTGGTGCTGGCCCGCCGGGCGGCGATCGGCGTGACCGCCCTGACGAGCGTCCCCGCGCTCGTGCTCGGCGGGGTCGCCGTGGTCCTCGTGGGCTGACCCAGCACCCGACCGGTCGCCCCGGTGGGGCACCAGGGCCCGGAGCGGCTGGACGGCGCCGTGGCGCAGCGGCAGGACGATGCGGACCGACCAGCCGTCCGCGCCCTGCGCGAGGCCGGTCGACCCGCCCATCTGCCCCACGAGGCAGCGGACCAGCCAGAGGCCCAGGCCGCGGGCGCCGGGCTCCGGGGAGCCGGAGCGGGACTGCAGCGCGGCCGCGAGCCGCGCCGGCACCGGGCCTCGGTGGTGGACGTCGACGAGGAGCCGCCGCCGCCGGACGACGCCGTCCACGCTCGGCACCGACCCGCCGTGCTCGGTCTCGTTGCGGACGAGGTTGTCCAGCACGGTCCCCAGGCGGACGCCGTCCACCTGGCAGCGCGCGGCCAGCCGCGACGGGCGGACCCGGACACCGGGGTGCCGACGGCACAGGTCGCTGCCGACCGACGCGAACGCCCGGGCCGGGTGCACCGGGCCCGATGCGGCGGCCATCCCGCCGAGCAGGTGCAGGACCGCGGCCACGTCGTCGGCGAGCGCGAGCGCGAGGTCCAGGTCGGCCGCGCGACCGGTGCCGGGGTGGTCGGGACGGTGGTCGTCCGCCGGCAGCACGGCCCGCCGCAGCACCCCGCGCTGGGTCGTGACGAGCGGGACGAGCTCGTGGGTGAGGGCGCGCAGCAGGACGTCGGGCTGCAGGGGGTGGAACGGCTCCGCCATGGCGCCCGTCTGCCCCGGCACCCGCCCGCCATGCCGGTCCGGCCTGGCCCCTGCGGGCCACGATCCCCGCCGCGCCCGTCGCGGGCCGGGGCTTGCGGGCGGCGCGGGTGGGTAGGAGGTCCCAGGCCGACGGAAGGGGTCCCGGGTGGCGCAGGTGCGCACGCTGGTCGTCGACGACCACCCGCTGTTCGCGCGCGGCCTCGAGCTGCTCCTGCCCGGGGCCAGCGAGGGCCGCGTCGAGGTGGTGGGCTGGACGTCCGAGGCCCGGCTGGCCGGCTCCGACGCCCGCTCCAAGCTCCCCGACCTGGCGCTGGTCGACCTGATGATGCCGGAGCCCGGGGGGCTGCGGGCGATCGCCGCGATCCGGCGGGCGCTGCCCGCGTGCCGGGTGGTGGCGATGAGCGGCTCGGACGACCAGGACCTCGCGGTGGCCGCGCTCGAGGCCGGTGCCGAGGCGTTCCTGCCCAAGTCGACCGAGCCCGAGGCGGTCGTCACGCCGCTGCTGGCGGTGCTCGACGGCTGGTCGGTGGTGCCGGCCGCGCTGCTGCACCGGCTCACCGCGGCGCGCGGGGACCCCGAGCTGGTCCGGGCGCTCGGCGGGGCCGAGCGCCACCTGTGGCGGCGCCTGGCGGAGGGCCGGTCGACCACGCAGATCGCGACCGAGCTCCATGTCTCGGAGCGCTCGGTCAAGCGGATGACCGCCGCGCTGCTGCGCTCGCTGAGGGTGAGCACCCGGATGGAGGCCGCCACGCTGGCCGGGCAGGTCGGGCTGCTCGCCGACTCGGGCTGAGCCCTGGACGGCCCGCGCCGCCGCTGCCACGGTGTCGCCGGTGAGCAGCGGCCCCCAGAGCACCAGCCCGACCAGCAGCGGTGCACGCACCGACGACCCCGCCCCGCGCGCGACGGTGTTCTCGGGCGGGACCGTGTGGTGCGGCACCGGCCTGCCGGACAGCGACGCCCTCGCGGTGGTCGACGGCCGCGTCGTCGCCCTCGGCGCGGAGGCGCACGGCTGGCCGGGGCCGCGCGACGACGTCGACCTGGCCGGCGGGCTGCTCTCGCCGGCGTTCGGCGACGGCCACGTGCACCCGCACTCCGGCGGCATCACCCGCCAGGGCCCGGCGATCACCGGGCTGCGCAGCGTCGCCGACGTGGTCGCCGAGGTGGGCCGCTGGGCGGACGCGCACCCGGACGCCGCCTGGGTCGTGGGCAACCGGTACGACCCGACGCTGGCACCGGCCGGGGAGTTCGACGCCCGCTGGCTCGACGAGGCCGTGCCCGACCGCCCGGTCGTGCTGCACGCCTCGGACCACCACACCGTGTGGTGCAACAGCGAGGCGCTGCGGCGCGGCGGGGTCGACGCCTCGACGGTCGACCCCGAGGTCGGCTGGGTCGTCCGCCGCGACGACGGCACCCCGCTGGGGACGCTGCGGGAGTGGGACG contains the following coding sequences:
- a CDS encoding manganese catalase family protein, with the protein product MFTHVKDLQFDASPDGPDPAFARRFQEVLGGKWGEMTVAMQYLYQGWNCRLPGKYKDMLLSIGTEELAHVEMITTMIDRLLDVSPLTPKEAEGIGGTSAPFSHSNPQHTIANGGGAYPVDSNGVPWSGAYITASGNLMADFYLNATAEMQGRLQVARLYGMTDDPGVKDLIKFLVTRDHYHQMQWLAAIEQLKEDGLGGIPVPEAFPLEEEYEEFARTFIVASDGDKATDGLWATAEDGPDGKGPLTSSVIAAQGPVPVLPPGDPRLFGTGSGDGDGASLLQKAKDALL
- a CDS encoding DUF3618 domain-containing protein, which encodes MGEEPDAIRADIEETRARMGERAEALAYKADVPARSKDKVHDVTDTIKEKVTSVTDKVTGKAHDATSTVSDKASGLTGAVSDKAHGVTDTVADKAHGVADKASSLKNKAKSSGGQKSGPGAAAKVKGIAQTNPLGLAVGAIAAGFLAGLAAPSTKIEQEKLAPVAHKAREQATEKASELQDKVKSNVVEAVVDKVTSSTSSSSSSSS
- a CDS encoding response regulator; amino-acid sequence: MAQVRTLVVDDHPLFARGLELLLPGASEGRVEVVGWTSEARLAGSDARSKLPDLALVDLMMPEPGGLRAIAAIRRALPACRVVAMSGSDDQDLAVAALEAGAEAFLPKSTEPEAVVTPLLAVLDGWSVVPAALLHRLTAARGDPELVRALGGAERHLWRRLAEGRSTTQIATELHVSERSVKRMTAALLRSLRVSTRMEAATLAGQVGLLADSG
- a CDS encoding phage holin family protein — protein: MATADPGYSGTGASTHQGPVGASGHTAEELRQESFGELLSGLASDTSLLVKQEIELAKVEVSAKAKKAGKGAGMLAGAAMAGLMALITLTLLLIVIFDAFLELWLAALIVLVIWAALAAGLGLTGKKKLQEAAPPVPEQTTQTLKEDVQWAKNPTQSART
- a CDS encoding DUF2795 domain-containing protein, giving the protein MTESTDDIRPSRTDIEGRSEIARFLGTGVWPADRDALVATAAENDATDRVLSQLGSLPEGRTFTNVQDVAVELGLAEPEPEGAGSD
- a CDS encoding putative manganese transporter, producing MTDLLLVAVSDAFLDVGVILALVAVVVGLLGPRCQGVAALLQRRPSLGPVLGALLGITPGCSGALVVTPLFARGHVSLGTLVATLTATTGDSAWALWAGAPSAALVVHVVVLSLGIVLGLGIDALRARRPGLLSSCDVPPVPVLRPEPRVLVGAGAVAPSAATAAPLVDLRGPLPADAPATVPGSAIARRAGSTSLLRRWPVGEVLAEVAAVRAEISARRPRRTWPAPVRPAALGSVLVLFWTMTGAGTAVAVTGLTSPAVAGPELAWQRVVGLLGFVACAGVLLRRRALRTTGPAESTGVFAPAGSGLGRNLEAAAAQAAFVVLWVAGAYALLAVLGAVAGPAADSLRLTGLAAVVVGTLVGALPGCGFQIAWVGLYLDGAVDFPGLLANAVAQDGDALLPLVVLARRAAIGVTALTSVPALVLGGVAVVLVG